From a region of the Parus major isolate Abel chromosome 6, Parus_major1.1, whole genome shotgun sequence genome:
- the EEF1AKMT2 gene encoding EEF1A lysine methyltransferase 2, translated as MALAGDEPFSPSVLGTREHWDAAYERELQTFQDIGDTGEIWFGEESMVRIIRWLEKHKVPFDSSVLDIGTGNGVLLVELAKSGYTNLTGIDYSPSAIQLSEKVREKEGMSNIKLKVEDFLAPSAELSGFDICIDKGTFDAISLDPSDAVGKRKLYVGSLCRVLKPEGFFLITSCNWTKEELLNEFREGFEILEELPTPKFCFGGRIGNSVTALVFQRKKVRPSILDKLD; from the exons ATGGCGCTGGCCGGGGACGAGCCCTTCAGCCCCTCGGTGCTGGGCACCAGGGAGCA CTGGGATGCTGCGTACGAAAGAGAACTGCAAACTTTTCAAGACATTGGAGATACCGGGGAAATCtg GTTTGGAGAAGAAAGCATGGTGCGCATAATCAGGTGGTTGGAAAAGCACAAGGTCCCCTTTGACAGCTCTGTGCTTGACATTGGGACTGGGAACGGTGTTTTACTGGTTGAATTG GCAAAGTCTGGCTACACAAATCTCACAGGGATTGATTATTCACCTTCTGCAAtacagctttcagaaaaagtaagagagaaagaagggatGTCTAACATTAAATTAAAG GTAGAAGACTTCCTGGCACCCTCAGCTGAGCTGTCAGGCTTTGACATTTGCATTGACAAGGGAACTTTTGATGCCATAAGCCTCGACCCCAGTGACGCGGTGGGGAAGCGGAAGCTGTACGTGGGATCCCTGTGCAGGGTGCTGAAACCAGAGGGCTTCTTCCTCATCACCTCTTGCAACTGGAccaaggaggagctgctgaacGAGTTCAGAGAAG GATTTGAAATTCTGGAGGAGCTGCCAACACCCAAGTTTTGCTTTGGAGGAAGAATTGGAAACAGTGTAACAGCATtggttttccaaaggaaaaaagtgaggCCATCCATCTTGGACAAATTAGATTAG